The Heyndrickxia vini genome contains a region encoding:
- a CDS encoding arylamine N-acetyltransferase: MEQTIEDYLKYLKLEKETPSLNYLQRLIQQHLSRIPYETFSKFHYFQERSNYVPPIEVFVENLNEKGWGGTCYTLNMNFSRLLSRLGFTCSLVRVNPGHLAIMVTIGQRQYYVDVGYGSPIMKPVELEAKRKHVLHGFGEEIAFTQKTMDKFEIDRRSNGKSFVKKEIEWTPLSEKDIIEDIQQSYFDHDVNTTMRRISAVRFNGHECYFLRDHTIKVMTYRNIREIQMRDFDKWKTTVQEVYQIDEHSIYESVQFLKERGVVLFKKS, encoded by the coding sequence GTGGAACAAACAATCGAGGACTATTTAAAATATTTAAAATTAGAGAAAGAAACTCCATCCTTAAATTATTTGCAGCGGTTGATACAACAACATTTATCACGAATCCCTTATGAAACATTTAGTAAGTTTCATTATTTTCAGGAGCGTTCAAACTATGTTCCCCCAATCGAGGTTTTTGTAGAAAATCTAAACGAAAAAGGGTGGGGAGGGACATGTTATACATTAAATATGAATTTTTCTCGCTTATTATCCCGATTAGGGTTTACTTGTTCATTAGTAAGAGTAAATCCGGGCCACTTAGCCATCATGGTGACGATTGGTCAAAGGCAATATTATGTGGATGTTGGTTATGGCTCACCAATTATGAAGCCAGTCGAGCTAGAAGCAAAAAGAAAACATGTTTTACATGGATTTGGTGAAGAAATTGCTTTTACCCAAAAAACGATGGATAAATTTGAAATAGATCGCCGTTCGAATGGAAAATCCTTTGTAAAAAAGGAAATCGAGTGGACACCATTATCTGAAAAAGACATTATTGAAGATATTCAACAATCCTATTTTGATCATGATGTAAATACAACGATGAGAAGAATTTCAGCTGTCCGATTTAATGGACATGAATGCTATTTTTTAAGAGATCACACGATTAAGGTGATGACCTACCGGAATATCCGTGAAATTCAAATGAGGGATTTTGATAAATGGAAAACAACGGTCCAAGAGGTATATCAGATCGATGAACATTCAATTTATGAATCTGTCCAATTTCTTAAAGAACGAGGGGTAGTTTTATTTAAGAAAAGTTAA
- a CDS encoding sporulation protein, which yields MHIQPQFLYSILLIGFILYRRIKRSIGFQPLRKRRLIVRITLFSILLILLLFTSAIHPISYLYDLVGIGLGVILLLFAVKHSTFEQKNEILFYRTHIWIESLILFLFLSRFLYRMIEVYNLSKIQPQMDPQTFGKDPLTLAVFFILAVYYIGYYSFILRKSKSISRVF from the coding sequence TTGCACATTCAACCACAGTTTTTATATTCTATTCTGCTTATTGGATTTATACTTTATCGAAGGATTAAGCGATCAATTGGATTTCAGCCATTAAGAAAGCGAAGACTTATTGTCCGGATTACGCTATTTTCTATTTTATTGATTTTGTTACTTTTTACGAGCGCTATACATCCTATCTCATATTTATATGATTTAGTAGGCATTGGATTAGGGGTCATCCTATTATTGTTTGCCGTAAAACATAGCACGTTTGAACAGAAGAATGAGATTCTATTTTACCGTACACATATATGGATTGAATCACTTATTCTATTTCTGTTTTTAAGTAGGTTTTTATATCGAATGATTGAAGTGTATAATTTGTCAAAAATACAACCACAAATGGATCCACAAACATTTGGGAAAGATCCACTTACATTAGCTGTCTTTTTTATTCTAGCGGTTTATTACATTGGATATTATTCTTTCATTTTAAGAAAAAGTAAATCAATTAGTCGTGTATTCTAA
- a CDS encoding amidase family protein: MENNFNDRLFEERTITQIQAAMAAGELTSKDLVMYYLLRIAKYDQDGPKINSILEINPDAIFIAEGLDHERKTKGARGPLHGIPVLLKDNISTKDYMHTSAGTLALENYISEKDAFLVEKLREAGAVILGKTNMTELANGMSSKMWAGYSTRGGQVVNPYGSEFFVGGSSTGSAAAVAANFAALAVGTETDASILSPSVQHSVVGIKPTVGLISRSGIIPFTYSQDTAGPMARSVSDAAILLGALTGVDLMDSATFKSDERARKDYTSFLEKDGLKGAKIGVFTQAPENCFMPGEYDEGLFEQAILSMQEAGATMVIDIDLPSFHRKWSWSVNHYEMKHSLDNFLAQLPSTIPVHSIKELIDFNREHSDRALKYGQDKLEFRDSLSNTLRESEYLLAKIEDLYYARDKGIDEALEKYELDAILFPAYVGSTISAKAGYPSIALPAGYMENGRPFGITLAAGAFSEGVLIKLGYAFEQATLSRRNPSLK, encoded by the coding sequence GTGGAAAACAATTTTAATGATAGATTATTTGAGGAGAGAACCATTACACAAATACAGGCAGCGATGGCGGCCGGTGAATTAACTTCAAAAGACCTCGTAATGTACTACTTATTAAGAATCGCCAAGTATGACCAAGATGGCCCGAAAATTAACTCCATCCTTGAAATTAATCCCGATGCTATTTTTATTGCGGAAGGATTGGATCATGAGAGAAAAACAAAAGGGGCAAGGGGACCACTTCATGGAATTCCCGTTCTATTAAAGGATAATATTTCGACAAAGGATTATATGCATACAAGTGCAGGTACATTAGCCTTAGAAAACTATATCAGTGAAAAAGATGCCTTTTTGGTTGAAAAATTGCGTGAGGCGGGAGCCGTTATTTTAGGAAAGACGAATATGACAGAGCTTGCCAATGGGATGTCTAGTAAAATGTGGGCTGGATATAGTACTAGGGGGGGACAAGTAGTAAATCCGTATGGATCTGAATTTTTCGTCGGCGGATCAAGTACCGGATCAGCTGCTGCAGTAGCTGCAAATTTTGCTGCTTTGGCTGTTGGGACGGAGACGGATGCTTCGATATTAAGCCCTTCCGTTCAACATTCAGTGGTTGGAATTAAACCAACTGTCGGATTAATTAGTCGTTCGGGAATCATTCCTTTTACATATTCGCAAGATACAGCAGGACCGATGGCAAGATCCGTTTCAGATGCAGCAATTTTACTAGGCGCTTTAACAGGTGTTGATCTAATGGATTCCGCAACATTTAAAAGTGATGAACGTGCAAGAAAGGACTATACTAGTTTTCTAGAGAAAGATGGTTTAAAAGGAGCAAAGATTGGCGTATTTACGCAAGCTCCTGAAAATTGCTTCATGCCGGGTGAGTATGACGAAGGATTATTTGAGCAGGCCATCCTTTCTATGCAAGAGGCGGGGGCAACGATGGTTATTGATATTGATCTCCCTAGCTTTCATCGAAAGTGGAGCTGGTCGGTCAATCATTATGAAATGAAGCATAGCTTGGACAATTTTCTTGCACAATTACCATCTACTATACCGGTGCATTCCATTAAAGAATTGATTGACTTTAATCGGGAACATTCAGACAGAGCACTGAAGTATGGTCAGGATAAACTCGAATTTAGGGATTCATTATCTAATACATTAAGAGAATCAGAATATTTGTTAGCCAAAATAGAAGATTTATATTATGCACGTGATAAAGGGATTGATGAAGCATTAGAAAAATATGAACTTGATGCTATTCTTTTTCCAGCCTATGTCGGTTCAACAATAAGTGCAAAAGCAGGTTACCCATCCATTGCACTTCCAGCAGGTTATATGGAAAATGGCAGACCCTTTGGAATTACGCTTGCAGCAGGTGCATTCAGCGAAGGGGTGTTAATAAAATTAGGTTATGCTTTTGAACAAGCAACCCTATCTCGCCGAAATCCAAGTTTGAAATAA
- a CDS encoding RNA polymerase sigma factor: MDDLLIEKVKCGNDHAFRVLVEKYRLHIFHTTLAILRNQHDAEDAAQEVFLKVYHSLPKYKNQGFKTWITRIAVNHSIDIKRKQVRGQEDKKVEFRPEVLLASTNIEEIVLLKEKQDFISKRLDELPENYREVVEGFYIKEKTYQQMSQEQKVQVKTIETKLYRARLWMKRHWKEEEFL, translated from the coding sequence TTGGATGACTTGCTTATTGAAAAAGTGAAATGTGGCAATGATCATGCTTTTCGAGTATTGGTTGAAAAGTATCGACTACATATTTTTCACACGACACTAGCGATTCTACGGAATCAACACGATGCTGAGGATGCAGCACAAGAAGTGTTTTTGAAAGTCTATCATTCTCTCCCCAAATATAAGAATCAAGGGTTTAAAACATGGATTACTAGAATTGCTGTGAATCATTCAATTGATATAAAAAGAAAACAGGTGCGGGGACAGGAGGACAAAAAGGTTGAATTTCGGCCTGAGGTGCTGCTAGCCTCAACAAATATTGAGGAAATTGTGTTATTAAAGGAAAAACAAGATTTTATTAGCAAACGCCTCGATGAGCTTCCCGAAAATTATCGTGAGGTAGTAGAAGGATTTTACATAAAAGAAAAAACGTATCAGCAAATGTCTCAGGAGCAAAAGGTACAGGTGAAGACGATTGAAACGAAGCTGTATCGTGCCCGGCTTTGGATGAAAAGGCATTGGAAGGAGGAAGAGTTTTTATGA
- a CDS encoding diacylglycerol kinase — MKRARIIYNPTSGREVFKKHLATVLKKLEVAGYETSCHATTAAGDAIEAAKVAVKRKYDIVIAAGGDGTINEVVNGLAEQKYRPKLGVIPVGTTNDFARALHIPRDIEAATDIIVQGDTIPVDIGKMNDSYFINIAGGGRLTELTYEVPSKLKTMLGQLAYYMKGIEMLPSIRATEVRIEYDGKLFEGEAMLFLVGLTNSVGGFEKLAPDSSINDGLFSLIILKKTNLAEFIRVVSSAITGNHVNDPNIIYTSANHIKVTSTEKMQINIDGEFGGIVPAEFENLYRHLKVFVPVDHIRPEDRV; from the coding sequence ATGAAGCGTGCAAGAATAATATATAATCCAACCTCTGGGCGTGAAGTGTTTAAGAAACATCTTGCGACAGTTCTGAAAAAGTTAGAAGTTGCCGGATATGAAACTTCATGTCATGCGACAACAGCCGCTGGGGATGCGATTGAAGCGGCAAAAGTAGCTGTTAAACGGAAGTATGACATTGTTATTGCGGCTGGGGGAGACGGTACCATTAATGAAGTCGTTAACGGGCTTGCCGAACAGAAATACCGTCCGAAGTTAGGAGTCATTCCAGTCGGAACGACGAATGATTTTGCAAGAGCTCTCCACATCCCTCGTGATATTGAAGCAGCTACAGATATTATTGTACAGGGTGACACCATCCCAGTTGATATTGGAAAAATGAACGATAGTTATTTTATTAATATTGCTGGTGGGGGACGATTAACTGAATTGACTTATGAGGTCCCAAGTAAGTTAAAAACGATGCTTGGTCAATTGGCCTATTATATGAAGGGAATCGAAATGCTCCCATCTATCCGTGCTACAGAGGTAAGGATTGAGTATGATGGAAAATTATTCGAAGGTGAAGCGATGCTTTTCTTAGTAGGATTAACAAATTCTGTCGGCGGGTTTGAAAAGCTTGCTCCAGATTCATCAATTAATGATGGACTTTTTTCGCTAATTATTTTAAAGAAAACGAATCTTGCTGAATTTATTCGAGTCGTTTCTTCTGCGATTACGGGTAACCATGTGAATGATCCGAACATCATATATACATCCGCGAATCATATCAAAGTCACTTCAACGGAAAAAATGCAAATAAATATCGATGGTGAATTTGGTGGAATTGTCCCCGCTGAATTTGAAAACTTATATCGACATTTAAAAGTATTTGTACCAGTTGACCATATCCGTCCTGAAGATAGAGTTTAA
- a CDS encoding SDR family oxidoreductase, with product MSQVPLGRTAKPQDIANVVVFLSSTLSDYMTGQGINVTGGMTMN from the coding sequence ATATCGCAGGTCCCATTAGGCAGAACCGCGAAACCCCAAGATATTGCAAATGTCGTTGTCTTCTTATCATCAACACTTTCCGACTATATGACAGGGCAAGGAATTAATGTGACTGGCGGAATGACAATGAACTAA
- a CDS encoding SDR family NAD(P)-dependent oxidoreductase: protein MYCLDLTGKVAIVTGGTQGIGKAIVDALLDCGAKVAAVDININHHQTTDQLLYVQADVTNSDQVNNMVETVIESFGRLDILVNNAGISSMDYAVDIKEVDWDRVMDVNAKGVYLCSQAAAKVLKKQGDGGKIINISSQAGKNGYRLMGSYVASKHAVLGFTKVMAIELAKDQINVNAVCPGIVETDMKKKK, encoded by the coding sequence ATGTATTGTTTAGATTTAACTGGAAAAGTTGCCATTGTTACAGGTGGCACACAAGGGATTGGCAAAGCAATTGTCGATGCACTATTAGATTGCGGAGCAAAAGTAGCGGCGGTTGATATCAATATTAATCATCATCAAACGACGGACCAATTACTTTATGTGCAAGCAGATGTAACAAACAGTGATCAAGTCAACAATATGGTTGAAACGGTGATCGAATCCTTTGGAAGACTAGATATTTTAGTAAATAATGCAGGGATTTCCTCCATGGATTATGCCGTTGATATTAAAGAGGTTGATTGGGACCGAGTGATGGATGTGAACGCTAAAGGCGTGTATTTATGTAGTCAAGCAGCTGCAAAAGTACTAAAAAAACAAGGTGATGGTGGAAAGATTATTAATATTTCATCTCAGGCTGGAAAAAACGGATACCGCTTAATGGGAAGCTATGTAGCATCAAAGCATGCCGTTTTAGGATTTACGAAGGTAATGGCGATTGAATTAGCCAAAGACCAAATCAATGTAAATGCAGTTTGCCCAGGTATTGTAGAAACCGATATGAAAAAAAAAAAATGA
- the putP gene encoding sodium/proline symporter PutP yields MTEDVYKLIAIGLYMVMMLLIGFYAYRKTSNLTDYMLGGRSLGPAVTALSAGAADMSGWLLMGLPGGLYLNGLADAWIAIGLTIGAYLNWILVAPRLRSYTQVSNDSITIPSFLESRFKDSTKLLRVVSSLVILIFFTFYVSSGMVSGAVFFKSSFGLHYTTGLFIVAGVVVAYTLFGGFLAVSWTDFVQGLIMVIALLLVPAIAIFKTGGPAETFDTIRSIDPTLLDLFKGTSVLGIISALAWGLGYVGQPHIIVRFMAIKTIKETKSARRIGMSWMILSLLGTSLTALIGIAYFHNIGAPLGKANAETVFIQLGSILFHPLVAGLVLAAVLAAIMSTVSSQLIVTSSALTEDMYKLMFRRNASDKELVFFGRMAVLVVALIATVLAFDQNSSILKLVSYAWAGFGASFGPVVFLSLFWKKMNNWGALFGMITGALTVIIWKIAGLDVRLYEIVPGFIANLIVGIVVSLATYKHNDEIEKEFEASKVLMKQG; encoded by the coding sequence ATGACAGAAGATGTGTATAAACTCATTGCTATCGGCCTTTACATGGTGATGATGTTATTAATTGGATTTTACGCTTATCGGAAGACAAGTAATTTAACCGATTATATGCTTGGGGGACGTTCCTTAGGACCGGCAGTTACCGCATTGAGTGCAGGTGCTGCGGATATGAGTGGTTGGTTATTAATGGGACTTCCTGGAGGACTTTATCTAAATGGTTTAGCTGATGCTTGGATCGCGATTGGTTTAACAATTGGGGCATACTTAAACTGGATTCTTGTAGCACCGCGTTTACGTTCCTATACACAAGTTTCCAACGATTCGATTACCATTCCATCTTTCCTGGAAAGCCGCTTTAAAGATTCTACGAAACTTTTAAGAGTCGTTTCATCACTTGTTATTTTAATATTTTTTACTTTTTATGTATCGTCCGGAATGGTATCAGGGGCCGTTTTCTTTAAAAGCTCCTTTGGATTGCATTATACTACTGGATTGTTCATCGTCGCCGGAGTAGTTGTTGCTTATACATTGTTTGGCGGATTCCTGGCTGTTAGCTGGACTGATTTTGTTCAAGGTTTAATAATGGTCATTGCACTTTTACTTGTGCCGGCTATTGCTATTTTCAAAACAGGTGGCCCTGCCGAAACATTTGATACAATTCGTTCAATCGACCCAACACTCCTAGATCTATTTAAAGGAACGAGTGTATTAGGGATTATTTCTGCTCTTGCATGGGGGCTTGGTTATGTTGGGCAACCGCATATTATCGTTCGTTTCATGGCTATTAAAACAATTAAAGAAACAAAAAGTGCTAGACGTATCGGAATGAGCTGGATGATTCTTTCATTACTTGGAACATCTTTAACAGCATTGATTGGGATTGCTTATTTCCATAATATCGGTGCTCCACTTGGAAAAGCCAATGCCGAAACTGTATTTATTCAACTTGGTTCCATACTATTCCATCCACTTGTAGCAGGACTTGTTTTGGCTGCCGTTCTCGCTGCAATTATGAGTACCGTATCTTCGCAATTAATTGTTACATCCAGTGCTTTGACAGAAGATATGTACAAATTAATGTTCCGACGCAATGCTTCCGATAAGGAACTCGTTTTCTTCGGTCGGATGGCTGTATTAGTTGTTGCTCTTATTGCTACTGTTTTAGCATTTGATCAAAATTCATCCATTTTGAAGCTTGTATCTTATGCGTGGGCCGGCTTCGGGGCATCATTTGGACCGGTTGTATTCTTGAGTTTATTCTGGAAAAAGATGAACAACTGGGGTGCACTCTTTGGAATGATTACCGGTGCTCTCACCGTGATTATTTGGAAGATTGCTGGACTCGATGTAAGGCTTTACGAAATTGTACCAGGGTTTATCGCTAACTTAATCGTTGGGATTGTCGTTAGTTTAGCTACCTACAAACACAATGATGAAATTGAAAAGGAATTCGAAGCGAGCAAAGTCTTAATGAAACAAGGGTAA
- a CDS encoding Na+/H+ antiporter NhaC family protein: MTKQQERKGSLLALLPLLIFVLLFIGTGILANDFSKMPLSVAVIIAGTVALLMNRKESLSKKIDIFCKGAGHSNIILMCIIFVLAGAFAGVAKEMGAVESTVNLGLSLLPANLLMVGLFIIGCFISTSMGTSMGTVVALAPIGLGIATQTDIPTALAMATVIGGAMFGDNLSMISDTTIAAVRTQQTQMKDKFKVNFFIVLPGAIVTAILLGIITLGNHASVTGDHPYELVKVLPYVAVLVAALLGVNVLIVLLGGTIFAGIIGIAYGSYDFLGFLQTVAKGVMSMEDIAIVAILIGGLVEIIKYNGGIDYLLHFVTSKIRSKKGAEFGIASLVSVADIATANNTISIIITGPLAKNIADEYEIDGRKSASILDLFSSCWQGIVPYGGQLLAAASIASISPVSIIPYSFYPILMGICGVIAILVGYPRLQRKEKAINTNQPLKEKSL; the protein is encoded by the coding sequence GTGACAAAACAACAAGAAAGAAAAGGAAGTCTTCTCGCACTATTACCATTATTAATTTTTGTACTTCTTTTTATCGGAACGGGAATTCTTGCAAATGATTTTTCCAAAATGCCTTTAAGTGTGGCGGTCATTATTGCAGGTACAGTCGCATTATTGATGAATAGGAAGGAATCATTATCTAAAAAGATTGATATCTTTTGTAAAGGAGCTGGACATTCAAATATTATTTTAATGTGTATCATCTTTGTTTTAGCCGGAGCTTTTGCCGGTGTTGCTAAGGAAATGGGAGCGGTTGAATCAACGGTCAATCTTGGATTATCGTTGCTTCCTGCAAATTTATTAATGGTAGGACTTTTCATTATCGGTTGCTTTATCTCTACCTCAATGGGGACTTCTATGGGTACGGTTGTTGCATTGGCGCCAATTGGGTTAGGGATCGCCACACAAACAGATATCCCTACAGCATTAGCCATGGCTACTGTTATTGGTGGAGCAATGTTTGGCGATAATCTTTCAATGATTTCGGACACAACGATTGCTGCTGTACGGACACAACAAACACAAATGAAAGACAAATTTAAAGTGAACTTCTTTATCGTTTTGCCAGGTGCCATTGTTACAGCCATCCTACTTGGAATCATCACCCTTGGAAACCATGCAAGTGTTACCGGTGATCATCCGTATGAATTGGTCAAAGTATTACCATATGTAGCTGTCTTAGTCGCCGCTCTACTCGGAGTCAATGTTTTAATCGTATTGCTGGGAGGAACCATTTTTGCCGGCATCATCGGAATTGCTTATGGATCATATGACTTTCTGGGATTTCTGCAAACCGTTGCCAAAGGTGTCATGAGTATGGAAGACATTGCAATTGTAGCAATATTGATTGGTGGTTTAGTTGAAATTATTAAATATAATGGTGGAATTGATTATCTATTACACTTTGTCACTAGCAAAATTAGATCAAAAAAAGGTGCCGAGTTTGGGATTGCTAGTTTAGTGAGCGTTGCGGATATCGCAACAGCAAATAATACGATTTCCATTATTATTACTGGACCATTAGCGAAAAATATCGCAGATGAATATGAAATTGATGGAAGAAAATCAGCAAGTATTCTCGATCTATTTTCTAGTTGCTGGCAAGGAATTGTTCCATACGGCGGCCAACTACTTGCAGCAGCCAGCATCGCCTCAATTTCACCTGTGAGCATTATCCCTTATTCTTTCTACCCAATCTTGATGGGAATTTGCGGAGTGATAGCGATACTAGTTGGATATCCAAGGCTCCAAAGAAAAGAAAAGGCAATAAATACTAATCAACCTTTAAAAGAAAAATCTTTATAG